A part of Carettochelys insculpta isolate YL-2023 chromosome 1, ASM3395843v1, whole genome shotgun sequence genomic DNA contains:
- the CDKN1B gene encoding cyclin-dependent kinase inhibitor 1B, producing MSNVRISNGSPTLERMEARQSEYPKPSACRNLFGPVNHEELSRELKKHHQDMEEAYQRKWNFDFKNHKPLAGRFEWQAVEKGSSPEFYFRPPRPPKVACRSATHENLDVNGNCPAVILVGSQGNSEDTHFVEQKTDVSQNQTDLADQCTGQRKRPATDDSSPQPKRANTTEEEVSEESSSASSVEQTPKKSSPRRQT from the exons atgtCAAACGTACGTATTTCTAATGGGAGCCCGACCCTGGAGCGGATGGAAGCCCGGCAGTCGGAGTATCCGAAGCCTTCAGCTTGCAGGAACCTCTTTGGGCCGGTGAATCACGAAGAGTTAAGCAGAGAGTTAAAGAAGCATCACCAGGACATGGAGGAGGCATATCAAAGGAAATGGAATTTTGATTTCAAGAATCACAAGCCCCTGGCTGGCAGGTTTGAGTGGCAAGCGGTGGAGAAAGGGAGCTCGCCCGAGTTCTACTTCagacccccccggccccccaaagTTGCTTGCAGATCTGCCACTCATGAGAATTTGGATGTAAATGGAAACTGCCCAGCGGTGATTTTGGTTGGTTCTCAGGGAAACTCAGAGGACACTCACTTTGTAGAGCAAAAAACTGATGTATCTCAAAATCAAACGGACTTGGCAGACCAGTGCACTGGGCAAAGAAAACGACCAGCGACGGATG ATTCCTCCCCTCAACCTAAAAGAGCCAACACAACAGAAGAGGAGGTTTCAGAAGAATCCTCCAGTGCCAGTTCAGTGGAGCAAACACCCAAGAAATCCAGCCCAAGACGTCAAACGTAA